In Methanofollis aquaemaris, the genomic window GCCCCAGATTCTTCGGGATCCTGACCCGCTGGCGCATCGCGATCCGTCGGGCAAGAGCAACACACCGGTCGCTCAACTCCGGATCCACAGAGTAGAACTCGGCCGCTCGTTCGAAGAGGAGGGCGATCCGTTCGTGCGCGATCTTCTTCGCGTTCTGGTCCTTGGGTCTCCGCCGCATGGGTGCCTCAGTACTCCAGATACGTTATGCAGGAAGATAATTATAGCAGTGCATAGGGGTTGGCTGC contains:
- a CDS encoding ribonuclease P protein component 4, with amino-acid sequence MRRRPKDQNAKKIAHERIALLFERAAEFYSVDPELSDRCVALARRIAMRQRVRIPKNLGLRFCRRCSAYLVPGSNVRVRVQHGKVIVTCRVCGHQKRYPVVKKHRKE